The region CGGTCCTTCGGTATATCGAGGGCCTCGAGGGCGGCCTTCCGCAGGTCGGGGCCGAGGACGCCGCAGCCTGACGAGCCGATCACGTCGAGCGGTCCCGTGACGGGAAAGGCCGCGATCGGCAGGCCGGAGGCCAAGGCCTCGATCAGCACGATGCCGAAGGTGTCGGTGAGGCTCGGGAAGACGAAAACGTCCGAGGAGGCATAGACCCGCGCCAGGTCTTCGCCCGTGAGAGATCCGAGAAAGCGAACGTCCGGATATCGCCGCTCGAGTTCCGCACGGGACGGCCCGTCGCCGGCGACCACCTTCGTGCCGGGCAGGTCGAGGCTCAGGAAAGCCTCCAGATTTTTCTCGATGGCGACCCGTCCGACATAGAGGAAGATGGGCGCCGAAGCGTCCAGGATCCGCTCGCCTCTGGGCCGGAACAAGGCCGTGTCGACGCCCCGGGTCCAGCGCATGATGTTCCGGAAGCCGCGCCCCGTGAGCTCCCGCTCCAGGGAGGGCGTGCTCACCATCATGGCGCGGGCCGCCCGGTGGAACCGCCTGAGCGCCCCATAGGACCACGCCTCGGGAATCCCGGTCCGCGCCGCCACGTATTCCGGGAATCGCGTGTGGTAGCTCGTGGTGAAGGCGCGTCCCTGCCGAAGGCAGGCGAGCCGCGTTGCCAAGCCGATGGGTCCCTCCGTGGCGACATGGACATGGGTCGGACGGATCTCCTCGAGGATCTCGGCGAGAGCTCCGGGCCTGACCAGGGACAGCCGGATTTCCGGATAGGTCGGCATGGGGATGGAACGGAACCGCTCGGGCGTGAGGAATGCGACCTCCGCGCCGAAGCGGGGCGCCTCGGACGCCATGTATTCCAGCGAGCGCACCACCCCGTTGATCTGGGGACGCCATGCATCGGTCGCGATCAGCAGGCGCATCAGGCGGCCTTCTCGCTGAATTTCACCTCGGGAAGGCTCTGATCGCGGACTGCCTCGCGCTGGAGCTCGGTCCACCGGATCAGCTCGAAGGAACCGTCGTAATGTTCGACCACGGCGGTACAGGATTCGACCCAGTCGCCGGTGTTCACATAGGACACGCCGAACTGGTCATGCATGATCGCGTGGTGGATATGGCCGCAGATCACACCGTCGGCCTCCTGACGCTGGGCCTCCGCGGCGAGAAGCTCCTCGAAGCGGCTGATGTAGTTCACCGCGTTCTTCACCTTCAGCTTGGCCCAGGACGAGAGCGACCAGTAGGTCAGGCCGAGGCGGCGCCGCACGATGTTGAGGTGGGTGTTGACGAACAAGGCCGCCGCGTAGGCTCCGTCTCCGAGCAGGGCGAGCCAGCGCGCGTGCCTGACCACCAGATCGAACTGGTCTCCGTGGATCACGAGATAGCGCTTGCCGTCCGCGGTCTCGTGCAGGGCGTAATCCGCCAGCTCGATGCCCCCGAGGTTCACCCCGATATAGTCGCGCAGGAACTCGTCGTGGTTGCCGGGAAGGTAGACGAGGCGGGCTCCCTTGCGAACCTTGCGCATGAGCTTCTGCACGACGTCGTTGTGGGTCTGCGGCCAGTACCAGCCGGATTTCAGTCGCCAGCCGTCGACGATGTCGCCGACGAGATAGATCGTGTCGGCATCGTAGGCCTTGAGGAACTCGAGCAGCGCCCCTGCCTGGCACCCCTTCGTGCCCAGGTGGAGATCGGACAGGAACAATGTCCGTACGCGCAGAGCATTCACTTCCTGAGCCATGGGCTCCTCCGGCGGGCTTGCTGTTCAAGAGCCAAACCGGATTCGCATCTCGTCCCCATGACGCTTTTTCTGCAGATTTGTGACGGCGGCCGGCGGACGAACGTCGACAGGCGGTCAAAAGCTTGCTTTTAACGCTGATCGATTTGCCATAGAGGCTCTGCGTCGGATCGCGCGGAGATCGTTCATGAGCCTACCCGATGTCGTCGGGCTGATCGGTGTCGTTGCCTATCTTTCGGCCTATGGGCTGCTGCAGCTCGGCACCTTGAAGGTCGAGGATCGCCGCTATGCGCTGCTCAACGCGCTGGGCGCCCTTCTCATCCTCTATTCACTCCTGTTCGACTTCAATCTGGCGTCCTTCGTGACCCAGTCCGCCTGGCTGGTCCTGACCGCGATCGGCTACATCCGCTCCCATCTCAAGCGCTCCCGGGCCGTTGAAACCTAAACCCTTGCACCCGGCGCATGGGTTGACGCGTCGATTAGGGGTTCACGACGGGCCCCGTCCGTGGTTGGTTGCAGCCTTCAAGCGACGCCATCCGTGAAAATCCTCCTCCCGTGAAACCTCTTCTGGGGATCTCCCTCAAAGTCATCTCCGCCGTCGTCTTCACGATGATGTCGGCGACCCTCAAGACCCTCGCCGCCCGCTATCCCGTCGGAGAGATCGTCTTCTTCCGCTCGACCTTCGCGCTGCTGCCGCTG is a window of Microvirga lotononidis DNA encoding:
- a CDS encoding UDP-2,3-diacylglucosamine diphosphatase, with translation MAQEVNALRVRTLFLSDLHLGTKGCQAGALLEFLKAYDADTIYLVGDIVDGWRLKSGWYWPQTHNDVVQKLMRKVRKGARLVYLPGNHDEFLRDYIGVNLGGIELADYALHETADGKRYLVIHGDQFDLVVRHARWLALLGDGAYAAALFVNTHLNIVRRRLGLTYWSLSSWAKLKVKNAVNYISRFEELLAAEAQRQEADGVICGHIHHAIMHDQFGVSYVNTGDWVESCTAVVEHYDGSFELIRWTELQREAVRDQSLPEVKFSEKAA
- a CDS encoding CBU_0592 family membrane protein, which translates into the protein MSLPDVVGLIGVVAYLSAYGLLQLGTLKVEDRRYALLNALGALLILYSLLFDFNLASFVTQSAWLVLTAIGYIRSHLKRSRAVET
- a CDS encoding glycosyltransferase family 4 protein, yielding MRLLIATDAWRPQINGVVRSLEYMASEAPRFGAEVAFLTPERFRSIPMPTYPEIRLSLVRPGALAEILEEIRPTHVHVATEGPIGLATRLACLRQGRAFTTSYHTRFPEYVAARTGIPEAWSYGALRRFHRAARAMMVSTPSLERELTGRGFRNIMRWTRGVDTALFRPRGERILDASAPIFLYVGRVAIEKNLEAFLSLDLPGTKVVAGDGPSRAELERRYPDVRFLGSLTGEDLARVYASSDVFVFPSLTDTFGIVLIEALASGLPIAAFPVTGPLDVIGSSGCGVLGPDLRKAALEALDIPKDRCRAYGETFTWHESARQFFSNIEKAHSRA